The Thermodesulfobacteriota bacterium genome includes a window with the following:
- a CDS encoding heme exporter protein CcmB codes for MRNIIAILYKDIIIELRTKELLSAMFTFAILLLVIFNFAFSLSTELIKFAAPAILWVSFTFAGVLGLSRSFAIEKEGNSIMGLLLTPVDRSVLFFGKMIGNFIFVIIVELIILPLFSLFFNFSFTDIILPLLLVIILGTIGFVSVGTLFSAVALNTKLREVLLPILLFPIVIPVIISSVKLTGSIIEGDSILFNDSALQILISFDLIFIAACAVTFEYVLEE; via the coding sequence ATGAGAAATATCATTGCCATTCTGTATAAAGACATAATAATCGAACTCAGGACTAAGGAGCTCCTGTCGGCCATGTTTACGTTTGCAATACTGTTGCTGGTTATTTTTAATTTTGCCTTTAGCCTTTCAACGGAGCTCATAAAATTTGCGGCTCCCGCCATATTATGGGTGTCGTTCACGTTCGCGGGTGTATTGGGGCTGAGTCGCTCATTCGCAATCGAAAAAGAGGGAAACTCTATAATGGGGCTCCTTCTGACACCGGTTGATAGGAGCGTTCTATTCTTTGGGAAAATGATTGGAAATTTTATTTTTGTTATCATAGTCGAGTTAATCATACTTCCTTTATTCAGTCTATTTTTCAATTTCAGCTTTACCGATATAATACTACCTCTTTTGCTTGTGATAATCCTAGGAACTATTGGCTTTGTTTCGGTAGGAACACTTTTTTCTGCGGTCGCGCTGAATACGAAGCTCCGTGAAGTTCTCCTTCCTATTCTTCTTTTCCCTATCGTGATCCCCGTAATAATCAGCTCCGTAAAATTAACAGGTTCAATTATTGAAGGTGATTCAATACTATTTAACGATTCTGCTTTACAAATTCTGATATCATTCGATCTGATTTTTATCGCAGCCTGTGCCGTTACCTTTGAATATGTATTAGAGGAATAA